acagagacgggggtctcgggggagggtcgtccaatttctggggcagaagttgctgaggtagtgaaacaactccgaggcggcggagccccgggggtggatgagattcgtcctggatatctcaaggctctggatgttaaagggctgtcctggctgacatgcctctgcaacattgcgtggacatcgggggcagtgcctctggagtggcagaccggcgtggtggtccccattttcaagaaaggggaccagagggtgtgttccaactacagggggatcacactcctcagcctacccggtaaggtctactccagggtgctggagaagagggtccggtcaatagttgaacctcagattgaggaggagcaatgtggttttcgtcccggacacggaaccgtggaccagctctttaccctcgccagggtgctggagggggcatgggagtttgcccaaccagtctacatgtgttttgtggatttggagaaggcttacgaccgtgtccccaggggcatcctgtggggggtgctccgggagtatggggttggtggccccttgctaagggccatccagtccctgtaccgaaggagcatgagtctggttcgcgtggctggcagtaagtcggacctgttcctggtgagggttggactccgcctgggctgccctttgtcaccggttctgttcataacttttatggacagaatttctagacgcagccgagtggtggagggtgtcaggttcggtgatgggaggatctcgtccctgctttttgcggatgacgtggttctcctagctccatcgaatagtgacctccagctcttgctggggCAGTtcgcagctgagtgtgaagcggctgggatgagaatcagcacctccaagtccaagaccaagaccaagtctgaggccatggtcctcagccggaaaagggtggattgcccactccaggtcaggggggaggtccttcctcaggtggaggagtttaagtatctcgggatcttgttcacgagtgagggtaggatggagcgggagattgacaggcggattggggcggcgtcagcagtgatgcaggtgcttaaccggtccgttgtggtgaagagggagcttagccacaaagcgaagctctcaatttaccggtcgatctacgttccaaccctcacctatggtcatgagctctgggtagtgagcgaaagaacgagatcgtgagtacaagcggccgaaatgagtttcctccgcagggtggctgggctcagccttagggatagggtgaggagctcagacatccgggagggactcggagtagagccgctgctcctccacatcgagaggagccagttgaggtggttcgggcatctgttaaggatgccttccggacgcctcccttgggaggtgtttcgggcatgtccaaccgggaggagacctcggggccgccccagaacacgctggagggagtACATCACcaggctggcctgggaacgcctcggggttcccgcggaagagctgacggaagtggctggggagaggactgtctgggcttctttgctgaggctgctgcccccgcgacccggacccgggtAAGCGGAGGACGAGGAGTACGAGTAcgatccaaaaccatgaaaaaagtcacaatatagtatgtcgtttaaaatcatgaaaaaaagtcataatatagtatgtcatccaaaaccatggaaaaaagtaataatacagtatgtcgtccaaaatcatcaaaaaaggtcatagtatagtgtgttgtccaaaatcatgaaaaaaagtaatagtatagtatgtcttgaaaaaaagtcatactatgtcgtccaaaattatgaaaaaaagtcgtagtatagtatgtcgtcccaaatcatcaaaacagtcatagtatgtcgttcaaaaccatgaaaagaagtcatagtatactatgtcgtccaaaatcacgaaaaaaagtcacagtatagtatgtcatttaaaatcatgaaaaaaagtcattctatagtatgtcgtccaaaaccatgaaagaaaatcatagtatagtatgtcatccagaaccatgaaaaaagtaatACTATCgtgtgtcatcaaaaatcatcaaaacaaatcatagtatgtcatcaaattctgaaaaaaagtcatagtatagtatgttgtttaaaatcatgaaaaaaaccctcataatatagtatgtcgtccaaaaccatgaaaaagtcatagtatgtcatcaaaaatcctgaaaaaagtcacagtacagtatatcgtttaaaatcatgaaaaaaactcataatatagtatgtcgtccaaaccatgaacaaaagtcatagtatagtatgtcgtgaaaaaaagtcatactatttcgtccaaaatgatgaaaaaaagtcacagtatagtatgtcgtttaacagcatgaaaaaaagtcaaaatatagtatgtcatccaaaaccatgaaagaaagtcacagtatagtacagtatgtcgtcaaataccataaaaaagtcagagtaaagtatgttgtccaaaatcatcaaaaaaaggtcatagtatagtatgttgtccaaaaccatgaaaaaaagtaataagATAGTATGTCGTgcgaaaccatgaaaaaagtcatagtatagtatgttgtccaaaatcctgaaaaagtcagtgtagtatgtcgtccagaatcataaaaaaaatagtcatagtatagtatgttgttcaaattcatgaaaaaagtaatagtatagtatgttgtccaaaaccataaaaaagtcatagtacagtatgtcatccaaaatcatgaaaaaaagtcacagtacagtatgtcatttaaaatcattaaaaaaactcaTAATATAGAATGTCGtcaaagtcatactatagtatgtcgtcgaAAATCATCAGAACAAATCATGGTATGTCAGTAtacacagtatagtatgtcgtcccaaatcatgaaaaagaagtcatagtatagtatgtcgtgaaaaaaagtcatactatgtcatccaaaatgatgaaaaaaagtcacagtatagtatgccgtttaaaatcatgaaaaaaaagtcataatatagtatgtcatccaaaaccatgaaagaaagtcatagtatagtacagtatgtcgtcaaaaaccataaaaaaagtcatagtatagtatgtcgtccaaaatcatcaaaaaaggtcacagtatagtatgatgtctaaaaccatgaaaaaagtcatagtaaagtacgttgtccaaaatcgtgaaaaaattcatggtatagtatgttgtccaaaatcatcaaaaaaggtcatagtatagtatgatgtctaaaaccatgaaaaaagtcatagtataatatgtcgtccaaaatcgtgaaaaaattcatagtatagtatgttgtccaaaatcatcaaaaaaggtcatagtatagtatgatgtctaaaaccatgaaaaaagtcatagtatagtatgtcgtccaaaatcgtgaaaaaattcatagtatagtatgttgtccaaaaccatgaaaaagtcatagtgtggtatgtcgtccaaaatcataaaaaatagtcatagtatggtatgttgttcaaattcatgaaaaaagtaatagtgtagtatgttgtccaaaaccataaagaagtcatagtatagcatgtcgtccaaattcatgaaaaatgtcatagcataaTATGTTGTctgaattcattaaaaaaagtcacagtatagaatgtcgtccaaaaccatgaaaaaaagtcatagtatagtatggcgtccaaaatcatgaaaaaagtcatagtatagtatagtatgttgtccaaaatcatgaaaaaagtcatagtacagtatgttgtccaaattcatgaaaaatgtcatagcataaTATGTTGTcttaattcattaaaaaaagtcatagtatagcatatcgtccaaaaccatgaaaaaaagtcatagtatagtatgtcatccaaaatcatgaaaaaagtcatagtacagtatgtcgtccaaattcatGAAAATTGTCACAGCATAATATGTTGTctgaattcattaaaaaaagtcatagtatagtatgtcgtccaaaaccatgaaaaaaagtcatagtatagcatatcgtccaaaaccatgaaaaaaagtcatagtatagtatgtcgtccaaaatcatgaaaaaagtcatagtacagtatgtcgtccaaaatcatgaaaaaagtcaaagtatagtatgtcgtccaaaatcatgaaaagtcaaattatagcatgtcgtccaaaatcatgaaaaagtcatagtacagtatatcgtccaaaatcatgaaaaaagtcaaaatatagtatgtcgtccaaaatcatgaaaaaagtcaaattatagtatgtcgtccaaaatcaagaaaaaatcaaagtatagtatgtcgtccaaaatcatgaaaaagtcatagtacagtatatcgtccaaaatcatgaaaaaagtcaaagtatagtatgtcgtccaaaatcaagaaaaaagtcatagtatgtcgtccaaaatcatgaaaaagtcatagtacagtatatcgtccaaaatcaagaaaaaagtcatagtatagtatgtcgtccaaaaccatgaaaaagtcatagtactatcatccaaaatcatgaaaaagtcatattatagtatgtcgtccaaaatcatgaaaaaagtcaaagtatagtatgtcgtccaaaatcatgaaaaaaaagtcatagtacagtttttcataaaaaaaaaaatctgaaaaaagtcatagtacagtatatcgtaaaaaaaaaaaaatgaaaagccaTAGTACAGCAGGTCTCAAAACAACAGGAAAAGATCACAGTATAggttgtcataaaaaaaaaaatcagagaaaaaatTTATAGTACAGAATGTCATAAAATAccagaaaaaagtcatagtatagtgtgtcataaaaataattcagaaaaaagtcatagtacagtgtgtcataaaagaaatcagaaaaaaaatcatagtatagtatgtcataaaaaattaggaaaaagtcatagtatggtatgtcataaaaaattaggaaaaagtcatagtataagtttgtcattaatttttaaaaaaaataaagtcatggcaatgtcataaaaaaaaaaaatcagaaaaaaacataatatagagtgccataaaaaaatcatttaaaatggtatagtatgtcattaaaaatcaggaaaaaatgtcatagtacagtatgtcataaaaaatcatTCAAAAAGTCATGTAATAGTATATcataatacttttttaaaaagtcatagtacagcatgtcattaaaaaattaaaaaaaacgcatagtgtagtatgtcataaaaaagtgtgtcataaaaaaaatgtatgatgCCATGAGTGTTGTGGAAATTACGTCCTGTCATTAATGCTGGCactgttagctaatgttagcaattAAGTAATCTCCATGTCCCCTCACCATAGTCTGCAGATAGCAATAGAGTGATAGGGTGAAATGAAACGAGAGCTGTCTCTTCCCATCTCTCATCTTCCTGTCATCATCCTTCCACTGAACAATAGCACGGCATGAACGACGGCCCCAGTGGGGGATAAACAAGACTGTAATCccgctcccctctctctctcctctgcttggTCTCAGCAGTATAAGCTGCACACGGGCCAGTCAGTACTTTACTAATATGATTAAGCACTAGTGGGTGGAAGCAGCATATGTGTGGTCCCAAACCAAGGACACCCATCTCCAAAACCATTTTTATGATGAGCATGGCACCTAGTTCTTGCAAAGAACGCATAAAGTGTCAACATTAATAAAGAGAAACGTCCACAAAGGTCTGCATGATTTAAAAATAGAGAGAAAACAGGCCATCTGCCTCTTAGCATAGTGGAGCAGGGAGGATTAAATCCAGATTATGgccgttgtgtgtgtgtgtgtgtgtgtgtgtgtgtgtgtaagtgtgtgtgtaagtgtgtgtgtttgtgtctgttgctTGTCGTCAGTGTGTCCTTGGCTGCATAGACAAGCAGCAGGTTAGCTAGAGAGCTACCACTGGATTTGACAGCTATAGGAAGCCAAAGCGGAGGGCGCCATAAGGGGAGCATCATCACTTTCAcccagtaaaagaaaaaaaagtagtcTCACCCTCGCAGAGTGAACAGTCACACAACTCAAGATGGCTTTCTTGATCAAGAGCATGATTGGGAACCCCCTGTCAGGAATGGGTCTTGGTGGTGGAGGTGACAAAGAAGAGGAGGCCACCCCCTCAGATCCAGCCAAAGCAGCAGGGATGACACGCGAGGAGTATGAAGAGTACCAAAAACAGTTGGTGGAGGAGAAGTAAGTAGTAACATGGACACTACTCCATTTTGAATTGATGCCATCAGCCCATCGCAAACACTGTGGCTGCAGAATGTACAATCTGACCTTGACAAGCTCTTTTCTACTTCCCCCCATTGTTTACTGTTCCCTTCTTTTGCACCACCATACTAACCCAAACTAcatgtaaacatttatttattattttcatgattctgAAATGAGCAGGCTGTGTTTTTAAGAGTTACATCTGTTGCTGAAGGTCACAGCAGAGGTACCACCATGGTGGATCTTTTCTTCATAATATCCCACTGAGGCGAATTGTCGTGCATGGATCAATAATCTCCCATAATCTGTCATCTGTTTCTGCATCCAGAACAGTCATGAGGAACATTTTGAGGGACTTTTTAGTGTTGAAAACAACTAAGTAAGCCATTGTAAAATGGTAGTTTTATTCtcagctgaaaaacacagactttaGGGCAGTAAATGTTGGAATATTTACACTGAAACATTAACAGTCTAGTGATTAAGGAGATTCTGTGATCCtgcaaaattatatttatttatctgttttatttggACCTCAATTTGAGGTAGCTGTTGCAACAGAGTCCACTTCAAATGACAGGCAGTTTTATACAATATAGACGCAGCTGtgttttaaaagcattttattatCACTCATTTCATTCTGCATGCAATATCCTCTGAAATTAATTTGCTAGACTTTTAAAATTCTCTAGTAAAACGAGCAGCAGAAAGCTTGGTTTTGTCCACCAGTGCATTGTGGTCCACTtcctttcactaaaacattcacgtaataaaatgtacacacaACAACAATCTGATTATTCCATCATGATTTCCATTTTGAAGAAACTCAAtcaataatatataaaaaatattctttttacatttttaactttACAAATTTTGTGCTACATAGTAGATTTTTGCAGCATCAAGCAGATCCTGTATTACATAACAAGATCAATCCTGCCTCTCCACTCTCATGTTTGAGAAATTATTTGATTTGTTTCAAAAGTAGACATAAAATGGCAACATTCTCCATAACTGTAAATTTCTAGTGATATATTCAGATCCACAGTTGCACAAATATCTCTATAATCTGTCTGGGCAGTACAAGTATTTGAACTTTCTTCAAAGATTTTTTTGTGgggctttttttgcctttattaaatAGTGGTACTGGGGGAAAGACAATAAAGGGGTAGACACATGCAGAAAAGAGTGCAATGGTCAGAATCAAACCCAGGCCATACTTTAGTACATGTGGTGCATGTTCCACCAGGTGAGCTATCAGGTCACCCCACAAATGTAGTTCATCAGAAATTTCAgtccactgtgttgttgttgtcgtcaCAACAGTTCAAGTTGCGGCGTCTTGGCTTGATTTCAAATCTGCTCGACTCAGTCTGGCCTAATAATCCCATCTTTAATTGGCTGAGGGGAAAGTACGTGAGTCTCGCCTCAAACAAGAATATGCACAGTCTCAGAAAAACACTCAAATAAATGGTCTTTGATAACGTGGCCTAATATGTTGTTAtattacaacattttttttaatgagtaaCAGAGTGCAGCTTTGGTCTATCTTCTATTCTATCAGTCCAAAGTAGGGTTACAACATTTGTAAGGGAAATTAATTTAGGAGGATGCATTATAGACTTCACATTAAAGTAATACTAAATATCTTCCAAAATTTAGGATAAACCTGCTGccaaacagattttaaaaaagaaaaaaatagtctCTTGTTACatgaaaatattgttttcatgTAACAAGAGACTTCCATACAACATCCAATACACCTGAAAATGTCTAAACGGTCTCTCTGTTGTTTGTCTGATTGGGCTAATGtatgtacacaaacacaacagactgTGCCATCTGAAGCAAAATAATTTCCATTAAAATCAAAATGCTTTAAGATCTGTTACGTTGCACTTGTACCACTGACACACTGATGACAACACAAGGTCATTAACCTAGGAGGTGTTTTCTAGCAGGTTTGCCTCTTTGTGGTTCCCTGAGAGGAtattaaaatgtacaatattcTTACTCACCAACATCTGATATTCTTGAGGCCATGAATAAAGGTTCCTGtgctaataatattaatttatttctatttcagGATGGAGAGAGATGCAGATTTCTTACACAAGAAGGCAGAGAGGGCAACACTCAGGGTGTGCCTCAGAGAAAAATACAGGCTGCCAAAGGTAAAGAGGGTTCATTCCTTTACTGTAACTAACATATTTAATGTACACTATGCAGTAATAAATTAACCTTAATAGGAACACAAAGGCATAATAGTTGACCCTGTGTTAACTATTTTCAAGCActacataaatatataatataaatggTTGATAACACTAGTATCTACTATAGGAGATAGTATTTACTATCAATTTTAAATTCTATGATGACAAATTTCAATCATTAAAACTATGTTTTGCTGCATTGTCATTCATtatctgtttttacagtagcctcCACTAACAGACACCCACAGGATGAGTCAtagttgtaaacaaacacttaaaacacttaaacactTAAATctgcttacaacaacattattgtgTGTTATAATctatttattaaatgtttaggGGGTgtaaagtaaagtgttaccagtTGCCTCAACTCAACACATAATGATGCAGTTTCTGTATCAGTTTTTATTTGATTATATCTCCTTCTCTCAGTCTTTTAATTATTACATGACTTTATCCTCCAGAGTCTGGCAGAAAAATCAGTCTTTGACGATTGAGCTTGTCGTCCCTCCTGCGCAGGTAGAGCAACAAATAGCTACCTCATGGTTGAGGTGATCTTTATCTAACAGCAGCACTTGGCAGCTGTAGCTTGGACAACAGGAGGTGGATGTCATGCCAGTAGATTAGCAAGAAAGACCAGCGTCCTAGAAGACGTTAGCCTATGTGTCCCATATTGCGCCTAAAGCTAAATGCCGCTGAGCAGGTGTCCCAGGCTCATTAGGGAGCGGCGAGCAGCGTGAATTGGCTTTAAGAAAGAACGACATCTACCTTAGtggatgtgaacacagcaactTGTTTTAAAGGACTGTTAAAGACAAATAAGCTGTGATGGAAGGCGCAAATAAGGTATGTTGGGATTTTATTTACGCCTTTTAAAGATAATTACTGGTAGAGTGTCCTCTAATCCTATATACCAATCTAGAGGTGAAACCCTGCTTATaattaagtttgttttgatgGCAAAAGGGCAAAAATCTCTTTCTAATACAGCTTTCCTAATAGCACAATTTTTATTCATCTGAATGCAGTGATGACCTTGGCTGCTGGAGGCGTCTGCTATAGTCTAACGCAACAGACACTCTATTGTTCAGTTTCCTGGTTTAAACAATGGGTGCAtttcttttcagtgtttgtcttttaaattgaaaacacacatatatgaGGGGGACAATGGCAGGAGGCCATACATATAAATCTAATTAGTTTCCCTCAatgatgtttacatttcatgTCAGCTTGAAAAAGAACAAATGACATTGCCTTTATGAGAACAGAAATATGCATTTTAAATTGATCTCCAACAACAATAAGGCACCTAAAGGGATTCTAATCTGCTGATTCTTTTCTTTCATCGGGTAGGAGGTTGAGTACACACGTACATGCTATtgagtgaaaaagaaaaaaaaaagaaaaatatatatatgtatttatatatgttttctAATAGTACAAGAGTACAGTATGAGTAGAAACAGGAAGATGTTGCTGTTAATCTAATGGAATTAGGGTCTCGTGCAACGCTATAGAAGATATCTTTAGACTATCGCTGGGATTCGgagtggaaagcctaaggcaggtcTGAGATAATCCCACAGATTGAAGTTTAAAGTAGTCCCAGTACGCTGCCTATTGCATGACTATTCCAGATATTAAGTGATTAGATCGGAAAGGATTTAATTTTAGCATTTCTATGATGCAAAAGGCACAGGAAGTGAAGTAAAGTCGAAGGAGACTCGAGTCTGCTTCATAAGAATGtagaaaacacagacagcagaatATCCTCAAGTGCAGCTGCTTGAATGTGGATTAAGACAGATCCTAGGGTTCATCTATTTTTGTTTCCTAGTTTGCCTGATTGCTTCTCTATAATTAGAATTCAAATGCAGACCAGTGTTGTATATTTTAACGTTTTTATATCTTATAAtagtaaaattaaaattaaatcaaaatgagGTTTAATTAGCAGTTTGTCCTCTGATAAAATGTGGTTGATACATGTAGTGTTTGTCATATCTGAGTGTGAAAGGTCGAAGACACACTGTATGCTTTGGAAATCAGGCAGGCAGACAGCATGTTAATCCAGTAAAAAGCCCTTAAGTCAGTCTTTACATTTTTGACTACTGCAAATAATAATTCAGTTTCATGAATATGCAGTCTTTGTTATAATTAAGGAAAGAAACACACCCTCCCTCATGTTTTGTACTTGGAAAGTTTATACAGTCAAATTGTGGATCATTATTTTAACTAATCTATATATCAGAGGggaaaactatttttaaaaaagtgtaaaCGCTGTAAATCTAAGAAAGTCTCAATTTAATTACCTACTTAATTACCTATATATGCTAATATTTTTGGATGATACAGAGATTGTATACAATGGCACACTAAATGAGGAGCATTGTGGTACTTCCTGGGTAACAAAACAGAAACTTCCTTGTCCTTAACATCAATAATCAAGCTGAATGTAatatgtctgtgtttctgggtTCTGACCGTGTTTTCCTCctaatgttgttgtttacagagCGAGCAGGACGATAACATGCTTGAGATGGCCGGGGACGACGTGGACGTGCCCGAGGAGCTACTCAAGATGGTGGACGAGGATGCCACGGAGGAGGAGGGCAAGGACTCCATCATGGGCCAGTTTCAAAACTTGCAGAACATGGACATGGACCAGCTGAAGGAGAAGGCCTCGGCCACTGTCACCGAGCTGAAGACCAAAGCGGAGGAGAAGTGCTCCGTCATGTGAGCGGCCTGAGGGGTTCGTCTGTGTTTgagtgatgaagaggaagaagaagaagaggaagaggagaacaCAAGAAAATTTCAACACTTTCTGAGAATCTGCAGACTGAGCTGTGTTAATAAGTCTGAGATTCAGTTTCAACCGCCTACAAAGTATTCACTTTTATCATAAGCACTACTACTACCGGTCTGCATCTACTGAAcaacatactgtaaaactttcCCTGTTAGCTTTTTACTGAACGGGTAGTAATTTACAACATATCATTGCAATAAACttaaaatactttaatttaCAACCAGAGTGCCCCATCTCTCCCCGATGACCGTTATCTTTGATAAACTATGTAGAAAAGTGATTTTCCCAGCCAAGTAGCCCTTTTCACGTCATTCACAGGCcacaatacattttaataatatgATTATTTGTGATATAACCTTCgcttttttctctgtttgttgtaAATTGAGACAGTTATGTCTCTAAACTTGTTATTTTCAgtcaaataaataagaaatacaCCAAGACAAGCTTATAAAACAACTTACTTAAGTTAAATATTCAATCCTGTATGAGTGTTTCAACTTTCCTTTTGGTTTGTTGGTTattctagatttttttttttgtatgtggtGTTTGAATTATGACATTTAGATTTTTGCAGTGTTATTACAGAGCAGACATGTtgatttactttgattttctccacataCTCATTTGAATTGTAATAACGGTTGTTGAGCTGGAAACATTTTGCAGAGATATTTGCAGATTTGCACAAATCACAAGTTTAAAATACTGAATGATTTATTCCATAAAAATGAAAGCAATGTACATAAATACAGATGAAATACACATAAGGAAACTTGTAAATGTATTgttcaaataaaaatgtatattgaATACGTGAATTATGTCAGTTTGTGTTGTGAGGCTGGCTGCTGGAAAACTTCCTACATATCGACAGTCATGTGCAGCTTTTTCCACAGACACAAATCTTCAAATTGTCACAATGTATTTTGAGGTATGAGGCTTTCTGGTCAGTCCCACAGAAATTCTGTTGTACAACCATTTAACATTGAAGATTAAGAAACTTAAATTAATCTCATCTACCCAAATCAGAGCTAATgcattaaataaagaaaaaggtcTTAATTTAATTGGGCATTATCCAAACACTTGTAAGGAGTGATTAGGCAGAACAGGGGGGAGGAAGGAATCCTCAACATTTAGTTTCACATGAACCCAAGTTTAAATGGCTGTGGATTTGTAAAGTCTGGAGATTACCATCTAATAGGATCAGCAGAGCCAAGGTTGTCAGCCTGTGCCCCCGCCtgccctccctctccctctccctctctctctctctctctctctctctctcaaactcagaatAGCTCAGGACAAACTGGACTGCTGCAATACCAGACATCTCATTATTCTTTTTGAATTTTCATATAATTTACCCATTTAAATGTTAGTAAgtcttaaagttacacataattaaggacatggccactttgagtgacaggctgtctgcgaggcgGCACCACAGGTAATTGGTCAGACTCACCCCTCACTCTGCCCTAACTATGGTCACTTCCAGCTCTacaaatccaagatggcaacagccaaaatgccaaacttgggggttcaaaatggtgacatcatggtggctacatTATTTTTAAGTCTATGCTACAGCCAGGAGACTGTAAACTTAACATGACTGAAAACATAGCGAAACAGCTAGCCTGCCTCCTTCAGAAGGTAACAAAATGtgcagcacctctaaagctcatttATTAATGTGTTACATCTTTTTGTATccttttgttttacaaaaacagaattacTGCTTCCAGTCTGGCACATTACAGCCTGTAAAACTGACAAATTGATATTTTTACTCCTGTTTTTTATGtgcatcaaaacaacaagatgTGATGTGTTAATTAATGAGCATGAGAGGTGCTGGTGCAGCctagtcgccagaagaaaatgttggcattgtacatttctacaaaccatgaaAAACTTACATTtctacgtatcatatcaacctTTCTAAAGTGATTTACCTCTGGTTACATGTATGGCAGAAGGCCTTGTCCTTGTTAGGAGGAAAGGATGGTTGACATGGGTGCTGAGCTGCAGACC
The sequence above is drawn from the Epinephelus fuscoguttatus linkage group LG18, E.fuscoguttatus.final_Chr_v1 genome and encodes:
- the cplx4a gene encoding complexin-4a, which encodes MAFLIKSMIGNPLSGMGLGGGGDKEEEATPSDPAKAAGMTREEYEEYQKQLVEEKMERDADFLHKKAERATLRVCLREKYRLPKSEQDDNMLEMAGDDVDVPEELLKMVDEDATEEEGKDSIMGQFQNLQNMDMDQLKEKASATVTELKTKAEEKCSVM